From Diospyros lotus cultivar Yz01 chromosome 4, ASM1463336v1, whole genome shotgun sequence, a single genomic window includes:
- the LOC127800341 gene encoding uncharacterized protein LOC127800341 isoform X1: MNSINSSVMTLTPNRCGGCSTLSQAYVVLLPIQPLKPQWRSLSPSFGNREHFLFSVLIPPLSLMAELGQLLFVLFMAAALFNSAESQVLIRFDRAPPPRSRFSTAVFRYSVVTLDSSSSCESHGCSIHCELDGQALRSCPADATVLKNLTVNQRHNFVVNVTTGDAKSNSSTYSWFIDTTPPTATIFSKQSFTNAEEVEIDVIFSEACSRNGGFKCINSSNCDVIVNGPARVDTSSLRIIKPDIKYRLNVILSSRSIYARVIIKMADKFCTDQAGNWFARTNSSIFTVHLDRRPVEVDLWMPVPSYELVINGVSRTVIATNKMEDLKVFLDFSTPVLNSTEQILRVLHVNSGNFISSQNGNHGNRRFGFKLQNISRTEIITVDVEAASIIGRTGSAISPVAPITFLYDSNEPRVGLRTSSSRATTDPIIKIIIEFTKPVFGFEPSKVEVKGGVSQGRFEELSRALYLLTVQAESQDVSIIVPAGQVNDISGNLNLASNVLNSKHYSAPPIPIALHSFMTAGVLATSLTAAVLSLSSATLEAAGTLTCRDTFFSDPTMNLLGMVGHLQVFVLADWLLVYLPVEYFETTKGLRWLLPRQKLPWKKASSSMWPNKLYTTEMELEVKQRQSSYGLPSSEGAQCAYKLNLTSYSSYSQGRRPISTGTYRKNGWLPVLDNVTMKNLPYGLPLDSTEYFTYFLRGEPLSASHVIKRMERYTGWQDLEMNLFWLGVGGVGLLTTHIVTLLFLRWRTQTPAYGRLSVPRFELFLLIIMLPCICQSAAFVIRGGTAGGILTGTLLLAIPGGFILSICLFLIIIVFSGSFAQYTEVKGIEKREPWHTKLWLLFTGRPAIGKWRYREGFPSSFLSRFGILFESWRGPPILVIEDQNDPNSKGKQAEVGLSGNRRMGVPSSVDSNEEYRIPKSKRLLGCARSSYILLDLFRRATLGIAAGAFSSGGLKQSLFALAITLVQFIYLFSLKPYISRAVNAVESVSLLCEAGLFMLSTSLNDTNSIKEHKFGYAMLGFLFVTYVSHMINEWYAIINCLLSLSKPQPNSFKLGLKNAARGLLLLVLPRSYCSRAGESSRLKAGPDSVPCSSVMTATVVPVVSPGLSPDPSTSVPMTAETGLQPREGKQVKGLKLEPENEMKQLRKLARASFAVSSNYERGSTSYGP; the protein is encoded by the exons ATGAACTCCATTAATTCATCAGTGATGACTCTGACACCAAACAGATGTGGTGGTTGCTCTACTCTATCTCAGGCCTACGTGGTCCTTCTTCCAATCCAACCCTTGAAGCCTCAATGGCGATCGCTTTCACCTAGTTTCGGCAACCGAGAGCATTTCCTCTTCTCCGTCCTCATTCCTCCCCTTTCTTTaatggccgagctcggccagCTGCTCTTCGTTTTATTTATGGCGGCGGCTTTATTTAACTCGGCCGAGTCGCAAGTTCTCATCCGTTTTGATCGAGCTCCGCCGCCGCGGTCGAGGTTCTCCACCGCCGTTTTCCGGTACTCGGTGGTGACGCTGGACAGTTCCAGTTCGTGCGAGAGCCATGGTTGTTCGATCCACTGTGAG CTTGACGGCCAAGCACTGAGGTCATGTCCTGCTGATGCCACCGTATTAAAAAACTTGACAGTAAATCAGAGACACAATTTTGTTGTGAACGTTACAACCGGGGATGCAAAGAGCAACTCATCCACCTATTCATGGTTCATCG ATACAACACCGCCAACTGCTACAATATTTAGCAAACAGAGTTTCACAAATGCTGAAGAAGTGGaaattgatgttatttttaGTGAAGCTTGCAGTAGAAATGGTGGTTTCAAGTGTATTAACTCATCAAACTGTGAT GTGATTGTAAATGGTCCTGCCCGTGTGGACACCTCTTCATTGCGTATCATCAAACCTGACATAAAATATCGCCTTAATGTTATTCTTTCTAGTAGAAGTATTTATGCTCGGGTCATAATTAAAATGGCAGATAAGTTCTGTACTGACCAAGCAGGGAACTGGTTTGCTAGAACGAACAGTTCAATTTTCACTGTTCACTTGG ATAGAAGACCCGTGGAAGTGGATTTATGGATGCCCGTCCCATCTTATGAATTGGTGATAAATGGTGTTTCAAGAACTGTAATTGCAACTAACAAAATGGAGGACCTGAAAGTTTTCTTGGACTTCAGTACTCCTGTTTTGAATTCAACAGAACAGATTCTAAGAGTGTTACATGTAAATTCGGGTAACTTCATATCTAGTCAGaatggaaatcatggaaatCGCAGATTTGGTTTCAAA CTTCAGAATATTTCAAGAACTGAAATAATCACAGTGGATGTAGAGGCTGCTTCAATAATTGGAAGAACAGGCAGTGCCATTTCCCCTGTCGCCCCTATTACATTCTTATATG ATTCAAATGAGCCTAGAGTAGGCTTGCGCACAAGCTCATCGAGAGCTACAACAGATCCCATCATCAAGATAATAATTGAGTTCACAAAGCCAGTTTTTGGATTTGAGCCCTCAAAGGTTGAAGTGAAGGGGGGAGTCTCACAAGGCAG ATTTGAAGAACTTTCGAGAGCTCTATACTTACTGACAGTCCAAGCAGAATCACAAGATGTATCCATCATTGTTCCTGCAGGACAAGTAAATGATATTTCAGGAAATCTAAACTTGGCTTCTAATGTCCTCAATTCCAAGCATT ACTCAGCCCCTCCTATACCAATTGCACTCCACTCATTCATGACTGCCGGTGTACTAGCAACATCACTAACTGCTGCTGTGCTTTCACTTTCTTCTGCAACTCTAGAAGCAGCCGGCACTCTAACTTGCAGGGACACTTTTTTCTCTGATCCCACAATGAATCTGCTT GGAATGGTGGGACACCTGCAAGTGTTTGTTCTTGCAGACTGGCTCTTGGTTTATCTGCCGGTAGAATATTTTGAGACAACAAAGGGTCTAAGGTGGCTTTTACCCCGCCAAAAGCTTCCATGGAAGAAGGCGAGCTCTTCAATGTGGCCCAACAAGTTGTACACGACTGAAATGGAGCTTGAAGTGAAACAAAGACAGTCATCCTATGGATTGCCCTCTTCAGAAGGAGCTCAATGTGCATATAAACTAAATTTAACCAGTTACTCCTCTTACTCACAAGGAAGAAGACCCATTTCAACAGGGACTTACCGTAAGAATGGGTGGCTCCCAGTGCTTGATAATGTAACCATGAAAAACCTTCCATATGGGCTACCCCTAGATTCCACTGAAtatttcacttattttctg CGAGGAGAGCCATTATCTGCCAGCCATGTCATTAAAAGAATGGAGAGATATACAGG ATGGCAGGACTTGGAAATGAACTTGTTCTGGCTTGGTGTAGGAGGAGTTGGTTTACTAACAACCCATATAGTGACACTTCTTTTCCTTCGATGGAGGACTCAAACACCTGCTTATGGGAGACTTTCAGTTCCGAGGTTTGAGCTCTTTCTCCTGATTATTATGCTACCTTGCATCTGTCAATCTGCAGCTTTTGTCATCAGAG GTGGTACAGCAGGGGGAATCCTTACAGGGACTTTGTTGCTAGCCATCCCTGGAGGTTTCATTTTATCAATATGCCTCTTTCTTATAATTATCGTATTTTCTGGGAGCTTTGCGCAGTATACAGAAGTCAAGGGCATTGAAAAGAGGGAGCCATGGCATACAAAACTGTGGCTTCTCTTCACCGGGAGGCCTGCCATTGGAAAATGGCGATATAGAGAGGGGTTTCCATCTTCTTTCCTCTCTCGATTTGGGATTCTTTTTGAGAGCTGGAGGGGTCCTCCAATCCTTGTCATAGAAGACCAAAATGACCCAAACAGCAAGGGAAAGCAGGCAGAAGTCGGCCTTAGTGGGAACCGAAGAATGGGGGTTCCAAGTTCAGTTGACAGCAATGAAGAATACAGAATTCCCAAGTCTAAGAGGCTCTTAggatgtgccagatcctcataTATACTCCTTGATCTTTTCAGAAGAGCAACTTTAGGGATAGCAGCCGGAGCTTTCTCATCAGGAGGTTTGAAACAGAGCCTTTTTGCACTAGCCATCACCTTGGTTCAGTTCATATACCTGTTTTCCCTTAAACCATATATCAGCCGGGCAGTAAACGCAGTGGAGAGTGTGTCACTCTTGTGTGAGGCAGGCCTCTTCATGCTATCGACAAGCCTAAATGACACAAATTCAATTAAGGAACACAAATTTGGGTATGCAATGCTTGGTTTCCTCTTTGTTACGTATGTTTCACATATGATAAACGAGTGGTACGCTATCATAAACTGCCTTCTTAGTCTCTCCAAGCCGCAACCAAATTCTTTCAAGCTAGGCCTAAAAAATGCTGCCAGGGGTCTCCTCCTCCTTGTTCTCCCGAGGAGCTATTGTTCAAGAGCCGGTGAATCCTCCCGACTAAAAGCAGGCCCTGATTCAGTCCCATGTTCGAGTGTGATGACTGCAACAGTGGTCCCTGTGGTTAGTCCTGGTTTGTCGCCAGACCCGAGCACCTCTGTTCCGATGACTGCTGAGACCGGCCTTCAACCCCGGGAAGGAAAACAAGTTAAAGGACTTAAACTAGAGCCAGAAAATGAGATGAAGCAGCTGAGGAAGTTGGCAAGAGCTAGCTTCGCAGTGAGTTCAAATTATGAGAGAGGGAGCACCAGCTATGGTCCATAG
- the LOC127800341 gene encoding uncharacterized protein LOC127800341 isoform X2: MNSINSSVMTLTPNRCGGCSTLSQAYVVLLPIQPLKPQWRSLSPSFGNREHFLFSVLIPPLSLMAELGQLLFVLFMAAALFNSAESQVLIRFDRAPPPRSRFSTAVFRYSVVTLDSSSSCESHGCSIHCELDGQALRSCPADATVLKNLTVNQRHNFVVNVTTGDAKSNSSTYSWFIDTTPPTATIFSKQSFTNAEEVEIDVIFSEACSRNGGFKCINSSNCDVIVNGPARVDTSSLRIIKPDIKYRLNVILSSRSIYARVIIKMADKFCTDQAGNWFARTNSSIFTVHLDRRPVEVDLWMPVPSYELVINGVSRTVIATNKMEDLKVFLDFSTPVLNSTEQILRVLHVNSGNFISSQNGNHGNRRFGFKLQNISRTEIITVDVEAASIIGRTGSAISPVAPITFLYDSNEPRVGLRTSSSRATTDPIIKIIIEFTKPVFGFEPSKVEVKGGVSQGRFEELSRALYLLTVQAESQDVSIIVPAGQVNDISGNLNLASNVLNSKHYSAPPIPIALHSFMTAGVLATSLTAAVLSLSSATLEAAGTLTCRDTFFSDPTMNLLGMVGHLQVFVLADWLLVYLPVEYFETTKGLRWLLPRQKLPWKKASSSMWPNKLYTTEMELEVKQRQSSYGLPSSEGAQCAYKLNLTSYSSYSQGRRPISTGTYRKNGWLPVLDNVTMKNLPYGLPLDSTEYFTYFLRGEPLSASHVIKRMERYTGRSWFTNNPYSDTSFPSMEDSNTCLWETFSSEV; this comes from the exons ATGAACTCCATTAATTCATCAGTGATGACTCTGACACCAAACAGATGTGGTGGTTGCTCTACTCTATCTCAGGCCTACGTGGTCCTTCTTCCAATCCAACCCTTGAAGCCTCAATGGCGATCGCTTTCACCTAGTTTCGGCAACCGAGAGCATTTCCTCTTCTCCGTCCTCATTCCTCCCCTTTCTTTaatggccgagctcggccagCTGCTCTTCGTTTTATTTATGGCGGCGGCTTTATTTAACTCGGCCGAGTCGCAAGTTCTCATCCGTTTTGATCGAGCTCCGCCGCCGCGGTCGAGGTTCTCCACCGCCGTTTTCCGGTACTCGGTGGTGACGCTGGACAGTTCCAGTTCGTGCGAGAGCCATGGTTGTTCGATCCACTGTGAG CTTGACGGCCAAGCACTGAGGTCATGTCCTGCTGATGCCACCGTATTAAAAAACTTGACAGTAAATCAGAGACACAATTTTGTTGTGAACGTTACAACCGGGGATGCAAAGAGCAACTCATCCACCTATTCATGGTTCATCG ATACAACACCGCCAACTGCTACAATATTTAGCAAACAGAGTTTCACAAATGCTGAAGAAGTGGaaattgatgttatttttaGTGAAGCTTGCAGTAGAAATGGTGGTTTCAAGTGTATTAACTCATCAAACTGTGAT GTGATTGTAAATGGTCCTGCCCGTGTGGACACCTCTTCATTGCGTATCATCAAACCTGACATAAAATATCGCCTTAATGTTATTCTTTCTAGTAGAAGTATTTATGCTCGGGTCATAATTAAAATGGCAGATAAGTTCTGTACTGACCAAGCAGGGAACTGGTTTGCTAGAACGAACAGTTCAATTTTCACTGTTCACTTGG ATAGAAGACCCGTGGAAGTGGATTTATGGATGCCCGTCCCATCTTATGAATTGGTGATAAATGGTGTTTCAAGAACTGTAATTGCAACTAACAAAATGGAGGACCTGAAAGTTTTCTTGGACTTCAGTACTCCTGTTTTGAATTCAACAGAACAGATTCTAAGAGTGTTACATGTAAATTCGGGTAACTTCATATCTAGTCAGaatggaaatcatggaaatCGCAGATTTGGTTTCAAA CTTCAGAATATTTCAAGAACTGAAATAATCACAGTGGATGTAGAGGCTGCTTCAATAATTGGAAGAACAGGCAGTGCCATTTCCCCTGTCGCCCCTATTACATTCTTATATG ATTCAAATGAGCCTAGAGTAGGCTTGCGCACAAGCTCATCGAGAGCTACAACAGATCCCATCATCAAGATAATAATTGAGTTCACAAAGCCAGTTTTTGGATTTGAGCCCTCAAAGGTTGAAGTGAAGGGGGGAGTCTCACAAGGCAG ATTTGAAGAACTTTCGAGAGCTCTATACTTACTGACAGTCCAAGCAGAATCACAAGATGTATCCATCATTGTTCCTGCAGGACAAGTAAATGATATTTCAGGAAATCTAAACTTGGCTTCTAATGTCCTCAATTCCAAGCATT ACTCAGCCCCTCCTATACCAATTGCACTCCACTCATTCATGACTGCCGGTGTACTAGCAACATCACTAACTGCTGCTGTGCTTTCACTTTCTTCTGCAACTCTAGAAGCAGCCGGCACTCTAACTTGCAGGGACACTTTTTTCTCTGATCCCACAATGAATCTGCTT GGAATGGTGGGACACCTGCAAGTGTTTGTTCTTGCAGACTGGCTCTTGGTTTATCTGCCGGTAGAATATTTTGAGACAACAAAGGGTCTAAGGTGGCTTTTACCCCGCCAAAAGCTTCCATGGAAGAAGGCGAGCTCTTCAATGTGGCCCAACAAGTTGTACACGACTGAAATGGAGCTTGAAGTGAAACAAAGACAGTCATCCTATGGATTGCCCTCTTCAGAAGGAGCTCAATGTGCATATAAACTAAATTTAACCAGTTACTCCTCTTACTCACAAGGAAGAAGACCCATTTCAACAGGGACTTACCGTAAGAATGGGTGGCTCCCAGTGCTTGATAATGTAACCATGAAAAACCTTCCATATGGGCTACCCCTAGATTCCACTGAAtatttcacttattttctg CGAGGAGAGCCATTATCTGCCAGCCATGTCATTAAAAGAATGGAGAGATATACAGG GAGGAGTTGGTTTACTAACAACCCATATAGTGACACTTCTTTTCCTTCGATGGAGGACTCAAACACCTGCTTATGGGAGACTTTCAGTTCCGAGGTTTGA
- the LOC127800345 gene encoding probable methyltransferase At1g27930 — protein sequence MTKNGGHVVIGKPLFVTFLFLLVAIGALMIATLSRTAATTAAAPFPCTCSGSCASTPPQLNSILHYATNRAVPQQSRAEIRVTFDVLNSLSPCNFLVFGLGHDSLMWSAFNPGGTTLFLEEDVRWLHRVLKDAPSLLAHAVRYTTRLADANALLASYRGEPRCLPPRAHLRGNTRCKLALSRLPAEVYEKEWDVIMIDGPRGYFAEAPGRMAAIFSAAVMARARVRPGVTHVILHDVNRKVEKTFAKEFLCEKFRVKAVGRLWHFQIPAAPNGTVGGGGGQAFC from the coding sequence ATGACGAAGAACGGCGGTCATGTAGTGATCGGCAAGCCCCTCTTCGTCACGTTCCTCTTCCTCCTAGTCGCCATCGGCGCTCTCATGATCGCTACTCTAAGCCGAACCGCCGCTACTACAGCCGCCGCCCCCTTCCCCTGCACGTGCTCCGGCTCCTGCGCCTCCACTCCACCGCAGCTAAACTCCATCCTCCACTATGCCACCAACCGCGCCGTCCCGCAGCAATCCCGAGCCGAAATCCGAGTAACCTTCGACGTGCTCAACTCTCTCTCCCCCTGCAACTTCCTCGTCTTCGGCCTCGGCCACGACTCCCTCATGTGGTCCGCCTTCAATCCCGGCGGCACCACCCTCTTCCTCGAGGAGGACGTCCGGTGGCTCCACCGTGTCCTCAAGGACGCGCCCTCGCTGCTCGCCCACGCCGTCCGCTACACCACCCGCCTGGCCGACGCCAACGCCCTCCTCGCCTCCTACCGCGGCGAGCCCCGCTGCCTGCCGCCCCGAGCCCACCTCCGCGGCAACACCCGGTGCAAGTTAGCGCTCAGCCGTCTGCCGGCGGAGGTGTACGAGAAGGAGTGGGACGTGATCATGATCGACGGGCCGAGGGGGTACTTCGCGGAGGCGCCGGGGCGGATGGCTGCGATATTCTCGGCTGCCGTGATGGCGAGGGCTAGAGTGCGCCCCGGGGTGACGCACGTTATCCTTCACGACGTGAATCGGAAGGTGGAGAAGACGTTCGCCAAGGAGTTCTTGTGCGAGAAGTTTCGGGTGAAGGCCGTGGGCCGGCTCTGGCACTTTCAGATTCCAGCCGCCCCCAATGGGACTgtgggcggcggcggcggccaaGCCTTCTGTTAA